The Tripterygium wilfordii isolate XIE 37 chromosome 4, ASM1340144v1, whole genome shotgun sequence genome has a window encoding:
- the LOC119996630 gene encoding broad specificity amino-acid racemase RacX-like, protein MLDGGMTVSFHALNCPPAVLGNANRKMSPYRRRPNPPGAVHISSVLVQTDESDNFSKSKKNLGSVRSLKRCQAPFSPLKQANTVGIIGGVSVWSTLVFLEKLVWWSSRDDKESLPFTVCSDPVLHKEISPHSHSSFQFLNGKAALVGLNHGLIVENLLHKRRFLEQSGARCIVMPCHISHAWHGKVSEGCSVPFFHVGDCVARELKEAKLKPLEAGSDVRIGLLAADATLAAGFYQEKLQSQGFEVVLPDKGTMEHILNPAIEAKNRRDMEGARNLLRIAVQVLLVRAVNTVIICSDEMQGLLPLDDPLLKKCIDPMDSLARSTIEWAKSTGKVQKEQ, encoded by the exons ATGTTGGATGGAGGCATGACTGTGTCCTTCCATGCACTAAATTGCCCACCAGCTGTTCTTGGAAATGCAAACAGGAAAATGAGTCCTTACAGGAGAAGACCAAATCCACCCGGAGCTGTTCACATATCTTCAGTTCTTGTACAAACTGATGAGAGTGACAACTTCTCTAAATCCAAGAAGAATTTGGGTTCAGTTAGATCTCTGAAAAGATGTCAGGCCCCTTTTTCTCccctaaaacaagcaaatacaGTTGGCATCATAGGAGGAGTATCTGTGTGGTCCACTCTTGTGTTCCTGGAAAAGCTTGTTTGGTGGAGCTCAAGAGATGACAAAGAAAGCCTCCCTTTTACTGTCTGCAGTGATCCGGTGTTACACAAGGAGATTTCACCTCATAGTCATAGTTCATTTCAATTTCTCAATGGCAAGGCTGCTCTAGTTGGATTAAACCACGGATTGATTGTCGAGAATTTGCTGCATAAAAGGAGATTTCTTGAGCAGTCCGGAGCTCGTTGCATTGTTATGCCATGCCATATATCACATGCCTGGCACGGTAAGGTATCCGAGGGCTGTTCGGTACCTTTCTTTCATGTTGGTGATTGTGTTGCCAGGGAACTCAAAGAAGCAAAGTTAAAGCCACTTGAAGCTGGGAGTGATGTTCGTATAGGGTTGCTCGCGGCAGATGCAACTTTAGCTGCTGGTTTCTATCAGGAGAAACTGCAGAGTCAG GGCTTTGAAGTAGTTTTGCCAGACAAGGGAACCATGGAGCACATTCTGAACCCTGCAATTGAAGCGAAAAATAGAAGGGACATGGAAGGAGCCCGAAATCTTTTGAGAATAGCAGTGCAGGTTCTATTGGTGAGGGCTGTGAACACTGTGATTATTTGCTCTGATGAAATGCAGGGTCTGCTGCCTCTGGACGATCCTCTTCTCAAAAAATGTATTGACCCCATGGATTCATTGGCAAGATCAACTATAGAATGGGCCAAGTCTACAGGAAAGGTACAAaaagaacaatga
- the LOC119996629 gene encoding nudix hydrolase 19, chloroplastic-like yields the protein MLSLSSSSFSPLISSIVLSKRIYILTTMSISLHTHAFAGNPIRSKTPKPTDPFSPTSALEILKTRLLDTNHQQTFSPPDFKVLPFRKGRPLASSSGDTSPNWHLGWISLADCRVFLSECGVQLSVESLVYLGSRAEEDEVYWAIDVSEVSALVSQLGSRKFCFVELRTLMVATDWADERAMGELAIAGHARALLEWHNISRFCGHCGEKTAPMEAGRRKQCSNELCKKRIYPRVDPVVIMLVIDRENDRALLSRQSRFVPRMWSCLAGFIEPGESLEEAVRRETWEETGIEVGDVIYHSSQPWPVGPSSMPCQLMVGFFAYAKSLDINVDKEELEDAQWHSREDVKKALEFAEYRKAQQTTAVKVDQMCKGVEKGQSLAADFNVESGELAPMFIPGPFAIAHHLISSWVNRGSTIGDQLRLQQPSSSVSNL from the exons ATGCTCTCGCTGTCCTCTTCCTCCTTCTCTCCTCTTATTTCCTCTATAGTTCTCTCCAAAAGAATCTACATCCTTACCACCATGTCCATCTCCCTCCATACCCACGCCTTTGCTGGCAATCCTATAAGATCCAAGACCCCAAAACCAACCGACCCATTTTCACCTACATCTGCTCTtgaaatcctcaaaactcgcCTCTTAGACACCAACCACCAGCAAACCTTTTCACCTCCTGATTTCAAGGTCTTGCCTTTCCGGAAGGGTAGGCCTCTGGCCTCTTCTTCTGGTGATACGTCACCGAATTGGCATCTGGGTTGGATCAGTTTGGCTGATTGTAGGGTTTTCTTGTCGGAATGTGGGGTCCAGTTGAGTGTAGAGTCTTTGGTGTATCTGGGTTCAAGGGCGGAGGAGGATGAGGTGTATTGGGCTATTGATGTGTCGGAGGTTAGTGCTTTGGTTTCTCAATTGGGGAGTAGGAAATTTTGTTTTGTGGAGCTGAGGACGCTTATGGTTGCCACTGATTGGGCTGACGAACGAGCCATGGGTGAATTAGCTATTGCTGGTCAT GCCAGGGCATTGTTGGAATGGCATAacatatcacgtttttgtggacaTTGTGGTGAAAAGACAGCCCCCATGGAAGCAGGAAGGCGGAAACAATGCTCAAATGAGCTTTGTAAAAAGAGGATTTATCCTCGTGTTGATCCA GTTGTCATCATGTTGGTCATTGATAGAGAAAATGATCGTGCACTCTTAAGCAGACAGTCGAGATTTGTGCCACGGATGTGGAGTTGCTTGGCTGGTTTCATTGAG CCAGGAGAAAGCTTAGAAGAGGCCGTGAGGAGAGAAACATGGGAAGAGACTGGTATTGAAGTGGGAGATGTCATTTATCATAGTTCTCAGCCATGGCCTG TTGGGCCAAGTAGCATGCCATGCCAGTTAATGGTGGGGTTTTTTGCCTATGCGAAATCCCTTGACATAAACGTTGACAAGGAAGAGTTGGAAG ATGCTCAGTGGCACAGTAGAGAGGATGTTAAAAAAGCATTGGAATTTGCTGAGTACAGGAAGGCACAACAAACAACAGCAGTTAAAGTAGACCAAATGTGCAAAGGAGTTGAGAAAGGACAGAGTCTAGCAGCAGATTTTAACGTGGAAAGCGGTGAACTTGCACCAATGTTCATCCCAGGGCCTTTTGCAATCGCCCACCACCTCATCTCTTCCTGGGTCAATCGAGGATCAACCATCGGTGATCAACTTCGGTTGCAGCAACCTAGTAGTTCTGTATCGAATTTATAA